One segment of Methylocella silvestris BL2 DNA contains the following:
- a CDS encoding branched-chain amino acid ABC transporter permease has translation MEIFLQQLINGVTLGSIYGLIAIGYTMVFGIIGMVNFAHGDVFMLSAFIALILFLALTQLLGLTSVAFAFVIVLFAGMALTSLWAFVIERIAYRRLRGSFRLAPLISAIGMSIFLSNLVYVLQGPRNKALPPMFNDVIRLSEGGAYDVTLSVKQIMIVSVTAVLLAGFWFIVQKTSFGRAQRACEQDGRMAALLGVDVDRTISLTFVIGAALAAVAGVLYIVYYGVINSGDGFVPGVKAFTAAVLGGVGSLPGAVLGGLLIGLVETFWAAYFSSDYKDVAAFSILVVTLIFMPSGLFGRPDVEKV, from the coding sequence ATGGAAATCTTCCTGCAGCAACTCATCAACGGCGTCACGCTTGGCTCGATCTATGGGCTGATCGCCATCGGCTACACCATGGTGTTCGGCATCATCGGCATGGTCAATTTCGCGCATGGCGACGTCTTCATGCTGTCGGCCTTCATCGCGCTAATCCTGTTTCTGGCGCTGACCCAGCTGCTGGGCCTCACCTCCGTCGCCTTCGCCTTCGTGATCGTGCTGTTCGCCGGCATGGCGCTCACCTCGCTATGGGCCTTTGTGATCGAGCGGATCGCCTATCGCCGTCTGCGCGGATCCTTTCGCCTCGCGCCGCTCATCTCGGCGATTGGCATGTCGATTTTTCTCTCAAATCTCGTCTATGTGCTGCAAGGGCCGCGCAACAAGGCGCTCCCGCCCATGTTCAACGATGTGATCCGGCTGAGCGAGGGCGGCGCCTATGACGTCACGCTCTCGGTCAAACAGATCATGATCGTCTCGGTGACCGCCGTGCTGCTCGCCGGATTCTGGTTCATCGTCCAGAAGACATCTTTCGGCCGGGCGCAGCGCGCCTGCGAACAGGACGGACGCATGGCCGCCCTGCTCGGCGTCGACGTCGACCGGACCATCTCGCTGACCTTCGTGATCGGCGCTGCGCTCGCCGCCGTCGCGGGGGTGCTCTACATTGTCTATTATGGCGTGATCAATTCGGGCGACGGCTTCGTTCCGGGCGTCAAGGCCTTCACCGCCGCGGTGCTTGGCGGCGTCGGCTCCCTGCCCGGCGCCGTTCTCGGCGGCCTCCTGATCGGCCTCGTCGAAACCTTCTGGGCCGCCTATTTCTCCAGCGACTACAAGGATGTCGCCGCCTTCTCGATTCTGGTCGTCACCTTGATTTTCATGCCCTCGGGCCTGTTCGGCCGCCCCGACGTCGAAAAAGTATAG
- a CDS encoding lipopolysaccharide biosynthesis protein, with protein sequence MTVFIAFFCNILFSFAVGLLVAKYLGPAEYGRFALAHATAIAVQTAFFDWVRLGATRFYSERARSEQPALRATLDFGFAFIALAISAGAALLVMSGVTFTLSNGLIVLAIGVAIANGLFDYYTALVRARFHDRLFARLLLVKNIMTFALMGGGAFWFASAKMTLIGGIVSLAGSVITARAALHDPMSDPKLASLPAARALMAYSLPIVAANVLYLSIPLANRAILASLYGFSETGQFSLAYDFGAKAIQAVGSALDVVLFQIAVATHELRGPTQARRQVGRNMTIVFAMVLPACTGIWLTLPSVESLIVPEQFRGHFGPLLTLMMTGLFCMAMIQYAINPIFQIEKKTGPLIVAALVACVVDPLLIVILPREAGASGLAIAQAGALLASLVTLVAFAGAARPRWPRLRDIVAIIFGNAAMAAALLPLRESQPGLATLAAQISLGAAVYALIVMSSDIAGMRALALAQIRLAFARRKAIS encoded by the coding sequence ATGACGGTCTTCATCGCCTTCTTTTGCAACATCCTGTTCAGCTTCGCCGTCGGCCTTCTCGTCGCGAAATATCTCGGCCCCGCGGAATATGGCCGGTTCGCCCTCGCCCATGCGACGGCGATCGCCGTGCAGACCGCCTTCTTCGACTGGGTCCGGCTCGGCGCGACCCGATTTTATTCCGAGCGCGCCCGCAGCGAGCAACCGGCGCTGCGCGCGACGCTCGATTTCGGCTTCGCCTTCATCGCGCTCGCCATCTCCGCCGGCGCGGCCCTGCTGGTCATGTCGGGCGTCACCTTTACGCTGTCGAACGGGCTGATCGTGCTCGCGATTGGCGTCGCCATCGCCAATGGCCTGTTCGACTATTACACAGCGCTGGTGCGGGCGCGGTTTCACGACCGCCTGTTCGCGCGGCTACTGCTCGTCAAGAACATCATGACCTTCGCGCTCATGGGCGGCGGCGCCTTCTGGTTCGCCTCGGCGAAGATGACGCTGATCGGCGGCATCGTAAGCCTCGCCGGCTCGGTGATTACGGCGCGGGCGGCGCTGCACGATCCGATGTCGGACCCGAAACTTGCGAGCCTTCCGGCCGCGCGGGCGCTGATGGCCTACAGCCTGCCGATCGTCGCGGCCAATGTGCTGTATCTGTCGATCCCGCTCGCCAACCGGGCGATCCTCGCCTCGCTTTACGGCTTCTCCGAAACCGGGCAATTTTCACTCGCCTATGATTTCGGCGCGAAGGCGATTCAGGCGGTGGGCTCGGCGCTTGACGTCGTCTTGTTCCAGATCGCCGTGGCGACGCATGAGCTGCGCGGGCCGACACAGGCGCGCCGCCAGGTCGGGCGTAATATGACGATCGTCTTTGCGATGGTGCTGCCGGCCTGCACCGGCATCTGGCTGACGCTGCCCTCGGTCGAAAGCCTGATCGTGCCGGAGCAGTTCCGCGGCCATTTCGGCCCGCTGTTGACGCTGATGATGACCGGGCTGTTCTGCATGGCGATGATCCAATATGCGATCAATCCGATCTTTCAGATCGAGAAGAAGACCGGGCCGCTGATCGTCGCGGCGCTGGTCGCCTGCGTCGTCGACCCGCTGCTGATCGTCATTCTGCCGCGCGAGGCCGGCGCCTCGGGCCTCGCCATCGCGCAGGCCGGCGCTTTGCTGGCTTCGCTCGTCACATTGGTCGCCTTCGCAGGCGCGGCTCGGCCAAGATGGCCGCGCCTGCGCGATATCGTCGCGATCATTTTTGGCAATGCGGCCATGGCCGCCGCGCTGCTTCCCTTGCGCGAGAGCCAGCCCGGCCTCGCCACGCTCGCGGCGCAGATCAGCCTCGGCGCCGCGGTTTATGCGCTAATCGTCATGAGCTCCGACATCGCCGGGATGCGCGCGCTGGCGCTCGCCCAGATCCGGCTCGCCTTCGCCCGCAGGAAGGCGATTTCCTGA
- a CDS encoding cytochrome c biogenesis CcdA family protein, which yields MHDVTLSAALLAGLLSFLSPCVLPLVPPYLTFIAGTTIEEIATERESKARRDILIAAALFVAGFSTVFVALGATASFVGQIMREHLQMLSVLAGAAIILMGLHFLGVFQFALMYREARVAVQKPVGAWGAYVMGLAFAFGWTPCIGPILAAILAVAASEETAFKGAALLAFYSLGLGMPFFLAALAIEPFIRAIKRFKRYFGVLERVVGVLLVLTGIAFLTGSVQNASFWLLQTFPGLASVG from the coding sequence ATGCATGACGTCACCCTCTCCGCCGCCCTGCTCGCCGGGCTTCTCTCGTTCCTCAGTCCCTGCGTGCTGCCGCTCGTTCCGCCCTATCTCACTTTTATCGCCGGCACGACGATCGAGGAGATTGCGACGGAGCGCGAATCCAAGGCGCGGCGGGACATTCTGATCGCCGCGGCGCTGTTCGTCGCGGGCTTCTCGACCGTATTTGTGGCGCTCGGCGCGACCGCCTCTTTCGTCGGGCAGATCATGCGCGAGCATCTGCAGATGCTGTCGGTCCTCGCGGGGGCGGCCATCATCCTGATGGGCCTCCATTTTCTTGGCGTGTTCCAGTTCGCGCTGATGTATCGCGAGGCGCGGGTTGCGGTGCAAAAGCCGGTTGGCGCGTGGGGCGCCTATGTGATGGGGCTTGCCTTCGCCTTTGGCTGGACGCCTTGCATCGGGCCGATTCTGGCGGCGATTCTCGCCGTCGCCGCCTCGGAGGAGACGGCTTTTAAAGGCGCGGCGCTGCTTGCCTTCTATTCGCTCGGGCTTGGCATGCCGTTTTTCCTGGCGGCCCTCGCCATCGAGCCTTTCATCCGCGCCATCAAGCGGTTCAAGCGTTATTTCGGCGTGCTGGAGCGCGTCGTCGGCGTGCTGCTGGTGCTGACGGGCATCGCATTTTTGACGGGCTCCGTGCAGAACGCCTCGTTCTGGCTGTTGCAGACCTTTCCGGGGCTGGCCTCTGTCGGCTAG
- a CDS encoding ABC transporter ATP-binding protein encodes MARDNAPLLIVDQLTMRFGGLCAVDALDFSARGGEITALIGPNGAGKTTLFNCVTGFYRSCAGRIALARPDPDSPGAFRADWREELAELTRSTRRSARIKGGEIFLLERMADFEIVKRAGVARTFQNIRLFRGMTVLENLIVAQHNRLIGPAFDIAGRFGFGAYRGRERAALETARFWLDRVGLIARADEAAGDLPYGAQRRLEIARAMATAPTLLCLDEPAAGLNPRESHELTTLLLSLRDDHDVSILIIEHDMSVVMAISDHVVVLDHGVKIADGTARDIREDEAVIKAYLGVADEADIAAMGA; translated from the coding sequence ATGGCTCGCGACAACGCGCCCCTGCTCATTGTCGATCAGTTGACCATGCGCTTTGGCGGCCTTTGCGCCGTCGACGCGCTCGATTTTAGCGCGAGGGGCGGCGAGATCACCGCCTTGATCGGTCCGAACGGCGCCGGCAAAACGACGCTCTTCAACTGCGTCACCGGCTTTTACAGGAGCTGCGCCGGCCGCATCGCGCTGGCGCGGCCCGACCCCGATTCGCCCGGCGCCTTTCGCGCCGACTGGCGCGAGGAGCTGGCGGAGCTGACGCGCTCGACGCGCCGCTCGGCGCGGATCAAAGGAGGCGAAATCTTTCTGCTCGAACGCATGGCCGATTTCGAGATCGTCAAACGCGCGGGCGTCGCGCGCACCTTCCAGAACATCCGCCTCTTTCGCGGCATGACCGTTCTCGAAAATCTGATCGTCGCCCAGCATAACCGCCTGATCGGACCGGCGTTCGACATTGCCGGGCGGTTTGGCTTCGGCGCCTATCGCGGCCGCGAACGCGCCGCGCTGGAGACGGCGCGCTTCTGGCTCGACCGCGTCGGCCTCATTGCGCGCGCCGACGAGGCGGCGGGCGATTTGCCCTATGGCGCGCAGCGGCGGCTCGAGATCGCCCGCGCCATGGCGACCGCGCCGACGCTGCTCTGTCTCGACGAGCCTGCCGCCGGACTGAACCCGCGCGAATCGCATGAGCTGACCACGCTGCTCCTCAGCCTGCGCGACGATCACGACGTCTCGATCCTTATCATCGAGCACGACATGTCGGTGGTCATGGCGATTTCGGACCATGTCGTCGTGCTCGATCACGGGGTCAAGATCGCCGACGGGACGGCGCGGGACATCCGCGAGGACGAGGCTGTGATCAAGGCCTATCTCGGCGTCGCCGACGAGGCGGACATAGCTGCGATGGGCGCATGA
- a CDS encoding DUF6867 family protein, with the protein MEGAFSDSRSLMIFLALSVALGGAAAFSAGRALAIGWRPLWQGVFYALGVAAAVRFLHYALFAEPLLSPARFGLDSATALIFMLAGFFWTRRRRMKLQYGSILSRGD; encoded by the coding sequence ATGGAGGGAGCCTTTTCCGACAGCCGCAGCCTGATGATTTTTTTGGCGCTCAGCGTCGCGCTCGGCGGGGCTGCGGCCTTCAGCGCCGGCCGCGCCCTTGCCATCGGCTGGCGTCCGCTCTGGCAAGGCGTCTTTTACGCGCTCGGCGTCGCCGCGGCGGTGCGCTTCCTTCATTATGCGCTCTTTGCCGAACCGCTGCTTTCGCCGGCGCGCTTTGGCCTCGACAGCGCCACGGCGCTGATCTTCATGCTGGCGGGCTTTTTTTGGACCCGGCGGCGGCGGATGAAACTGCAATATGGCTCCATCCTTTCCCGCGGCGATTGA
- a CDS encoding usg protein has translation MIEARKVELKVSTDFLKQMAGYGLATAEILYRLPDHPRLLQSYIWQDYDLAPNFPTLNKFLNFWTEKLEGPLHSVRVAHAKLIRPAEFRTVDGEFRLN, from the coding sequence ATGATTGAAGCCAGAAAGGTCGAGCTCAAAGTTTCCACGGATTTCCTCAAGCAGATGGCGGGATATGGCCTCGCCACGGCGGAGATCCTGTATCGTCTGCCGGATCATCCGCGCCTGCTGCAGTCCTATATCTGGCAGGACTACGATCTTGCGCCCAACTTCCCGACGCTGAACAAATTCCTGAATTTCTGGACCGAGAAACTGGAGGGACCGCTACACAGCGTCCGGGTCGCCCACGCCAAGCTGATCCGGCCGGCGGAGTTCAGAACCGTCGACGGCGAGTTTCGGCTGAATTGA
- a CDS encoding alpha/beta fold hydrolase, translated as MSEIIVAGEPFNIRLDGDADAPVLILAHQLGGALQVWDRLAPALSERFRVLRYDSRGHGSSVANPGPYSIAGLARDAIGLLDALQIEKAHWIGLSMGAIVGQAAMLLAPARIGRAVLANTAAQLGTPDLWNARISAMRADGGAGIASATQERWFTPEFCEAEPAAVKAVMDDFRATPVEGYASACGALRDVDLREAIRSISHETLVIVGARDPSAPPALGAYVASVIEGARLVTLETSHISPVEDVEGFLEATLEFLTAPEPVARPALAAGKTAPRRKSLQRVLAGRAPAKKAPAKKAAAKKAPAKKAPAKKSAAKKTAPKKSAAKKAVSVKKGTKKPGGSRRKGARGSLRTVRASKLKQ; from the coding sequence ATGAGCGAGATCATCGTTGCGGGCGAGCCGTTCAATATCCGTCTTGACGGCGACGCGGATGCGCCGGTTCTCATCCTGGCCCATCAGCTCGGCGGCGCGCTCCAGGTCTGGGATCGCCTCGCGCCCGCCCTGAGCGAGCGCTTCCGCGTGCTGCGCTATGATTCGCGCGGCCATGGATCGAGCGTCGCCAACCCTGGGCCCTACTCGATCGCCGGGCTGGCGCGGGACGCAATCGGACTTCTCGACGCGCTGCAAATCGAAAAAGCCCATTGGATCGGCCTCTCCATGGGCGCGATCGTCGGCCAGGCCGCGATGCTGCTGGCCCCAGCCCGCATCGGCCGCGCCGTGCTCGCCAATACGGCGGCGCAACTCGGGACGCCCGATTTATGGAACGCGCGGATCAGCGCGATGCGCGCGGACGGCGGCGCGGGCATAGCGTCGGCGACGCAGGAGCGCTGGTTCACGCCGGAATTTTGCGAGGCCGAACCGGCCGCCGTCAAAGCCGTCATGGATGATTTCCGCGCGACTCCGGTCGAGGGCTATGCGTCCGCCTGCGGCGCGCTGCGCGACGTCGATCTGCGCGAAGCTATCCGGTCCATCAGCCATGAAACCTTGGTGATCGTCGGCGCGCGCGACCCATCCGCGCCGCCCGCCCTTGGCGCCTATGTCGCGAGCGTCATCGAGGGCGCGAGGCTCGTGACGCTGGAGACCTCGCATATTTCTCCGGTAGAGGATGTAGAGGGTTTCCTCGAGGCGACGCTCGAATTTTTGACCGCGCCCGAACCCGTCGCCCGGCCGGCGCTGGCCGCGGGCAAGACGGCGCCACGGCGCAAATCGCTGCAGCGGGTGCTGGCCGGCCGCGCGCCGGCGAAAAAAGCTCCCGCCAAAAAAGCCGCGGCCAAGAAGGCTCCGGCGAAAAAGGCGCCGGCCAAGAAATCCGCCGCGAAAAAAACTGCGCCGAAAAAAAGCGCGGCCAAAAAAGCCGTTTCCGTCAAGAAGGGGACGAAGAAGCCGGGCGGGTCGCGCCGCAAAGGCGCCCGCGGATCGCTGCGAACGGTCCGCGCCAGCAAACTCAAACAATAA
- a CDS encoding branched-chain amino acid ABC transporter substrate-binding protein — MKPSFARLSLMTAFFLAAVAPPAIAEVRFGVGAPITGPDASFGAQLRNGAEQAVADINAAGGILGEKVTLRVGDDGADPKQGVSVANKFVGDQVSVVIGHFNSGVSLPASDVYAEANILQITPGSTNPKITDRGIETLFRTCGRDDQQGAVAAKFLAGRGFKKIAIIHDKTTYGKGLADETRKSLEALGVKDVLYEGINKGEKDYSAIVSKIKQSGADVIYWGGVHTEGGLLLRQMRDQGVETPMMGGDGIASDEFAAIAGPGVEGTFMTFPPDPRERPEAAKVVAEFKAKNFNPETYTLYSYAAVEVVKQAAEAAKSLDAAEIAKTIHSGMVFNTVIGPISFDKKGDVTRADYVVFLWKKGPDGKISYYQM, encoded by the coding sequence ATGAAACCCAGCTTCGCTCGCCTCAGCCTGATGACGGCTTTTTTCCTCGCCGCCGTCGCGCCCCCCGCGATCGCTGAAGTGCGCTTTGGCGTCGGCGCGCCGATCACCGGCCCCGACGCGTCTTTCGGCGCACAATTGCGCAACGGCGCCGAGCAGGCCGTCGCCGACATCAATGCGGCCGGCGGCATTCTCGGCGAGAAAGTCACGCTGCGCGTCGGCGACGATGGCGCGGACCCAAAGCAGGGCGTCTCCGTCGCCAATAAATTCGTCGGCGATCAGGTGTCTGTCGTGATCGGCCATTTCAACTCCGGCGTGAGCCTGCCCGCCTCGGACGTCTACGCCGAAGCCAATATTTTGCAGATCACGCCGGGATCGACCAATCCCAAAATCACCGATCGCGGCATCGAGACGCTTTTTCGCACCTGCGGCCGCGACGACCAGCAGGGGGCGGTCGCCGCCAAATTCCTCGCCGGGCGGGGCTTTAAGAAGATCGCCATCATCCACGACAAGACGACCTATGGCAAAGGACTCGCCGACGAGACGCGCAAGAGCCTCGAGGCGCTCGGCGTCAAGGACGTGCTCTATGAGGGGATCAACAAGGGCGAGAAGGATTATTCGGCGATCGTCTCCAAGATCAAGCAATCCGGGGCTGACGTCATCTATTGGGGCGGCGTCCACACCGAGGGCGGCCTGCTGCTGCGCCAGATGCGCGATCAAGGCGTCGAAACGCCGATGATGGGCGGCGACGGCATCGCCTCCGACGAATTCGCCGCGATCGCCGGCCCCGGCGTCGAGGGAACCTTCATGACCTTCCCGCCCGACCCGCGCGAGCGGCCGGAAGCGGCGAAAGTAGTGGCGGAATTCAAGGCGAAGAATTTTAATCCCGAAACCTACACGCTCTATTCCTACGCGGCGGTGGAGGTGGTGAAGCAGGCGGCGGAGGCGGCCAAATCGCTCGACGCCGCCGAGATCGCCAAGACGATCCATTCCGGCATGGTCTTCAATACGGTGATCGGCCCGATCAGCTTCGACAAGAAAGGCGACGTGACGCGCGCCGATTATGTCGTCTTCCTCTGGAAAAAGGGGCCCGACGGCAAGATCAGCTATTACCAGATGTGA
- a CDS encoding flavin reductase family protein, producing MAEIFDGAAIAAPVGHAPDSARFREAMSRVAASVHIVTTDGPAGLGGITATSMASISADPPMLLFCINKVSASAGRMIENGVFCINTLTPEHRELADVFAGRGDHTLEQRFARGDWRRLSTGAPVLNAAVASFDCRLVEAKEVGTHIVMIGLVEAVAYGPAAHSLAYVHRGYRTL from the coding sequence ATGGCCGAAATTTTTGATGGCGCCGCCATCGCCGCCCCGGTTGGCCATGCGCCTGATTCGGCAAGGTTTCGCGAGGCGATGAGCCGCGTCGCGGCCTCGGTCCACATCGTGACGACGGATGGGCCGGCGGGCCTTGGCGGCATTACCGCGACGTCGATGGCCTCGATTTCGGCTGATCCGCCGATGCTTCTGTTTTGCATCAACAAAGTCTCGGCTTCGGCGGGGCGGATGATCGAGAACGGGGTGTTTTGCATCAACACGCTCACCCCCGAGCATCGGGAGCTGGCCGATGTTTTCGCCGGGCGCGGCGATCACACGCTCGAGCAGCGTTTTGCCCGCGGCGATTGGCGTCGGCTTTCGACTGGCGCCCCGGTGCTGAACGCGGCGGTCGCCTCCTTCGATTGCCGGCTGGTCGAGGCCAAAGAGGTCGGGACGCATATCGTCATGATCGGCCTCGTCGAGGCGGTCGCCTATGGCCCGGCGGCCCATTCGCTCGCCTATGTCCACCGCGGCTATCGCACGCTTTAA
- a CDS encoding ABC transporter ATP-binding protein, giving the protein MSGMMNSGPAAKPLLSLRGVTAYYGAIIALRGVDLDIREGEIVTLIGANGAGKTTLMMTIFGNPRARDGEIRFAGEDITRLDTHKIARLGLAQSPEGRRIFPRMSVYENLQMGAGVDGGGHFSEDLERIFAIFPRLKERAGQRGGTLSGGEQQMLAIARALMSRPRLLLLDEPSLGLAPLVVKQIFEVVRDLNRREGLTVFLVEQNAFHALSLADRAHVMVNGAITLSGAGRELLARPEVRAAYLEGGA; this is encoded by the coding sequence ATGAGCGGCATGATGAACAGCGGGCCGGCCGCAAAACCTCTGCTGTCGCTGCGCGGCGTCACCGCCTATTATGGCGCGATCATCGCCTTAAGGGGCGTCGACCTCGACATTCGCGAGGGCGAGATCGTCACCCTGATCGGCGCAAACGGCGCCGGCAAGACCACCTTGATGATGACGATCTTCGGCAATCCGCGCGCGCGGGACGGCGAGATCCGCTTTGCGGGCGAGGACATCACGCGGCTCGACACCCATAAAATCGCGCGTCTCGGGCTCGCCCAGTCGCCGGAAGGGCGCCGGATTTTTCCGCGGATGAGCGTCTATGAAAATCTGCAGATGGGGGCCGGCGTCGACGGCGGCGGTCATTTTTCCGAGGATCTCGAGCGAATCTTCGCCATTTTCCCGCGCCTCAAGGAGCGGGCGGGCCAGCGCGGCGGCACCCTGTCGGGCGGCGAGCAGCAGATGCTGGCGATCGCCCGGGCGCTGATGAGCCGTCCGCGGCTTCTACTGCTGGACGAACCCTCGCTCGGCCTCGCGCCGCTCGTCGTCAAGCAGATTTTCGAAGTGGTGCGCGACCTCAACCGCCGCGAGGGTCTGACGGTCTTTCTCGTCGAGCAGAACGCCTTTCACGCGCTTTCGCTTGCCGACCGCGCTCATGTCATGGTGAATGGCGCCATCACGCTCTCGGGCGCCGGCCGCGAGCTTTTGGCGCGGCCGGAGGTGCGCGCCGCCTATCTCGAGGGCGGAGCCTGA
- the radC gene encoding RadC family protein, protein MSGKKAGAQLAEGAPPPHYLGHRDRLRERFRKAGAEALADYELIELILFRAIPRRDVKPLAKALIARFGSFAEVVAARPERLAEIEGLGDAAIVELRIIEAAARRLARSSIAKRPSMSSLPAVIDYCRTAMAFLDREEFRILFLDKKNFLIADEVQGVGTVDHAPVYPREIMRRALELSACALILVHNHPSGDPEPSTEDIYLTHQIIAVGKPLKITVHDHLVIGKHGHASLKEMRLI, encoded by the coding sequence GTGAGCGGCAAGAAGGCCGGCGCGCAGCTGGCTGAGGGCGCCCCGCCGCCGCATTATCTCGGCCACAGGGACAGGCTGCGGGAGCGGTTTCGCAAGGCCGGCGCCGAGGCGCTCGCCGATTATGAGCTGATCGAGCTGATTTTATTCCGGGCGATCCCGCGGCGGGACGTCAAGCCGCTCGCCAAGGCGCTGATCGCCCGTTTTGGCTCCTTTGCCGAGGTCGTCGCGGCGCGGCCCGAGCGTCTTGCCGAGATCGAGGGGCTTGGCGATGCGGCGATCGTCGAATTGCGGATCATAGAAGCTGCGGCGCGTCGTCTCGCCCGATCCTCGATCGCAAAGCGGCCGTCAATGTCGAGCCTGCCCGCCGTAATCGATTATTGCCGCACGGCGATGGCCTTTCTGGATCGCGAAGAATTTCGCATCCTTTTCCTCGACAAGAAGAATTTTCTTATCGCCGATGAGGTGCAGGGCGTCGGAACGGTCGATCACGCGCCGGTCTATCCGCGCGAGATCATGCGGCGCGCTCTCGAACTTAGCGCCTGCGCACTGATTCTTGTCCACAATCACCCGTCGGGCGATCCCGAGCCTTCGACGGAAGATATTTATCTGACGCATCAGATCATCGCGGTCGGCAAGCCGCTGAAGATCACGGTGCATGACCATCTGGTCATCGGCAAGCACGGCCATGCGAGCCTCAAGGAAATGCGGCTGATTTGA
- the livM gene encoding high-affinity branched-chain amino acid ABC transporter permease LivM — translation MQSSLTPARSRSRLKDALTGAAIAGAIMFGLCFPILAFRTDQNFSNELYLLSRWPAVAFAVGAVFVLRFAMLMLPPREPRPQAPPSPARAGALQRLARYAGAVGILALIAFPLVMVALLGPAGAQKWIDNFGVQILLYVLLGWGLNIVVGLAGLLDLGYVAFYAVGAYAYALLATHFGWSFWLCLPVAGLLAAGFGVALGLPVLRLRGDYLAIVTMAFGEIIRLVLTNWTALTNGDAGISSIPRITFFGWPFIAGPNGFAALFGLKFAPVHRLIFLFYLILALALCVNYLTRRLRKAPLGRAFEALREDEIACRSLGVDTVATKLTAFALGASIAGMAGALFAARQNFVSPTSFTFMESATILALVVLGGAGSQLGVALAAIVIIGGSEILRELDGLKQIFGPAFDPTQYRMLIVGIAMVGMMNWRPRGLIALRTPSIFLKKPKLVVGALAGEGRG, via the coding sequence ATGCAAAGCTCGCTGACGCCGGCCCGCTCCCGCTCCCGCCTCAAAGACGCCCTGACCGGCGCGGCGATCGCGGGCGCAATCATGTTCGGGCTATGCTTTCCCATCCTCGCCTTCCGGACCGATCAGAATTTCTCCAACGAACTCTATCTTCTGAGCCGCTGGCCGGCGGTCGCCTTCGCGGTCGGCGCAGTCTTCGTCCTGCGCTTTGCCATGCTGATGCTGCCGCCGCGCGAGCCGCGCCCGCAAGCTCCGCCCTCGCCGGCGCGGGCAGGCGCCTTGCAAAGACTGGCGCGCTATGCCGGCGCCGTGGGAATCCTTGCGCTGATCGCCTTTCCGCTGGTCATGGTGGCCCTGCTCGGCCCCGCCGGAGCGCAGAAATGGATCGATAATTTCGGCGTCCAGATCCTGCTCTATGTGCTGCTCGGCTGGGGACTCAATATCGTCGTCGGCCTCGCCGGGCTGCTCGACCTCGGCTATGTCGCCTTTTACGCGGTCGGCGCCTACGCCTATGCGCTGCTCGCCACCCATTTCGGCTGGTCGTTCTGGCTTTGCCTTCCCGTCGCGGGACTTCTGGCCGCGGGCTTTGGCGTCGCGCTTGGACTTCCCGTGCTGCGCCTGCGCGGCGATTATCTCGCCATCGTCACAATGGCCTTTGGCGAAATCATCCGCCTCGTCCTCACCAACTGGACGGCGCTGACCAATGGCGACGCAGGCATCAGCTCGATCCCGCGCATCACCTTTTTCGGCTGGCCTTTTATCGCCGGGCCAAACGGCTTCGCCGCGCTGTTTGGCCTGAAATTCGCCCCCGTGCACCGCCTGATCTTCCTCTTTTATCTCATTCTGGCGCTGGCTCTTTGCGTCAACTATCTGACGCGGCGCCTGCGCAAGGCGCCGCTCGGGCGCGCCTTTGAGGCCCTGCGCGAAGACGAGATCGCCTGCCGCTCGCTCGGGGTCGACACGGTGGCGACGAAGCTCACGGCCTTCGCGCTCGGCGCCTCGATCGCCGGCATGGCCGGGGCGCTGTTCGCGGCGCGGCAGAATTTCGTCTCGCCGACGAGCTTCACCTTCATGGAATCTGCGACGATCCTGGCGCTTGTCGTGCTCGGCGGCGCGGGCTCGCAGCTCGGCGTCGCGCTGGCCGCGATCGTCATCATCGGCGGCTCGGAAATTTTGCGCGAGCTCGACGGACTGAAGCAGATCTTCGGCCCGGCATTCGATCCGACGCAATATCGCATGCTGATCGTCGGCATCGCCATGGTCGGCATGATGAACTGGCGCCCGCGCGGCCTGATCGCCTTGCGCACGCCTTCGATTTTCCTGAAAAAACCGAAGCTTGTCGTCGGCGCGCTGGCGGGAGAGGGCCGCGGCTGA